In one Paenibacillus sp. JQZ6Y-1 genomic region, the following are encoded:
- a CDS encoding SPFH domain-containing protein, whose amino-acid sequence MALVEVVKYDGTPDVYAWKYPNDELGTWTQLIVNESQEAILFKGGQAFDTFQAGRHTLSTMNIPLLNNIINLPFGGESPFAAEVWYINKVSNLDLKWGTNAPIQLQDPKYKIIIPVRAFGQMGIMIEDSRKFLIKLVGTLSRFDLSDISRYFRGVLLMNMNECISSYLVHRQISILDINAYISEISAFVKERMAPVFAEYGIRILNLFVDSVNTPDDDPSVKRLQEALARKAEMDIIGYTYQQERSFDTLEGAAKNEGSLQSGVMGAGLGLGMGFGIGGPLGQTMGQVSRVMDVNSNDVSAGAPATKTQPCHNCGQPLIAGSKFCHHCGDAYLACEHCGADNPEGAVNCHSCGKGLSHPCGQCGASLKAGAKFCHECGAPTSVTCSNCGQPMQPGQKFCMECGHQAPQQGGQA is encoded by the coding sequence ATGGCTCTTGTAGAAGTCGTTAAATATGATGGCACACCGGATGTCTATGCGTGGAAATATCCCAATGATGAGCTGGGCACATGGACACAATTGATTGTAAATGAATCGCAAGAGGCGATTCTGTTCAAAGGCGGACAAGCATTTGATACGTTCCAAGCAGGGCGACATACGCTGAGCACAATGAATATTCCGTTATTGAACAATATAATCAATCTACCGTTTGGTGGAGAATCGCCGTTTGCGGCGGAAGTTTGGTATATCAATAAGGTGAGCAATTTGGATCTAAAATGGGGTACCAATGCACCTATTCAATTGCAGGACCCGAAATATAAAATTATTATTCCCGTCCGTGCCTTTGGTCAAATGGGTATTATGATTGAGGATTCGCGTAAGTTTCTGATCAAGCTGGTTGGTACACTATCCCGCTTTGACCTGTCGGATATTTCTCGTTATTTCCGCGGTGTGCTGTTGATGAATATGAATGAATGTATTTCTTCGTATTTGGTGCATCGTCAGATCAGTATTCTGGATATTAATGCCTATATCAGCGAAATCTCTGCATTTGTTAAAGAACGCATGGCTCCCGTATTTGCCGAATACGGTATCCGCATTCTGAATTTGTTCGTCGATTCGGTCAATACACCGGATGATGATCCGTCTGTGAAACGTTTGCAGGAGGCATTGGCACGTAAAGCGGAGATGGATATTATCGGCTATACCTATCAGCAGGAACGCAGCTTTGATACACTGGAGGGCGCTGCCAAAAACGAGGGCAGTCTGCAATCGGGCGTGATGGGAGCAGGGTTGGGATTAGGCATGGGCTTTGGTATAGGTGGTCCACTCGGTCAAACGATGGGACAGGTGAGTCGCGTGATGGATGTCAACAGTAATGACGTATCTGCCGGCGCGCCCGCTACTAAAACACAACCATGTCATAACTGTGGTCAACCGCTAATTGCTGGCTCCAAATTCTGTCATCATTGCGGTGATGCCTATCTGGCTTGTGAGCATTGCGGTGCCGATAATCCAGAAGGTGCAGTGAATTGTCATAGCTGTGGCAAAGGGCTGTCTCATCCATGCGGTCAATGTGGAGCTTCCTTAAAAGCAGGAGCGAAATTTTGCCATGAATGCGGAGCGCCGACTTCCGTAACGTGCAGCAACTGCGGACAACCGATGCAGCCCGGTCAGAAGTTCTGTATGGAATGTGGGCATCAGGCGCCGCAACAGGGAGGGCAAGCCTGA